A region from the Zonotrichia leucophrys gambelii isolate GWCS_2022_RI chromosome Z, RI_Zleu_2.0, whole genome shotgun sequence genome encodes:
- the LOC135459700 gene encoding large ribosomal subunit protein mL50-like isoform X2, producing MAAVRALQVAARQRPALGPVGLRALWGGPRKEEREVEADGAVPEKEERSKPSLMHPPPRHRSYVPPENLQSCLESHVREVFGPSVPEDWQQAALQEKRLKHRLLARLATELGHAVPNSQLHRMRCAGDVLGFYRTPVKDSTKIDELTAAELPPNLKIIWQQ from the exons ATGGCGGCGGTGCGGGCGTTGCAGGTGGCGGCGCGGCAGAGGCCGGCGCTCGGCCCCGTGGGGCTCAGGGCGCTGTGGGGCGGCCCCAG gaaggaggaaagagaagtgGAAGCAGACGGAGCAGTTCctgagaaggaggagaggagcaaGCCCAGCCTGATGCACCCCCCGCCCCGCCACCGGAGCTACGTTCCGCCTGAgaacctgcagagctgcctcgAGTCCCATGTCAGGGAGGTCTTCGGGCCCTCTGTTCCCGAGGACTGGCAgcaggctgccctgcaggagaaGAGGCTGAAGCACCGCCTGCTGGCTCGGCTGgccacagagctgggacatGCCGTCCCCAACTCGCAGCTGCACCGCATGCGCTGCGCTGGGGACGTGCTGGGCTTCTACCGCACCCCCGTGAAGGACAGCACCAAGATCGATGAACTCAcggctgcagagctgcccccgAACCTGAAAATCATCTGGCAGCAGTGA
- the LOC135459700 gene encoding large ribosomal subunit protein mL50-like isoform X1 produces MAAVRALQVAARQRPALGPVGLRALWGGPSRKEEREVEADGAVPEKEERSKPSLMHPPPRHRSYVPPENLQSCLESHVREVFGPSVPEDWQQAALQEKRLKHRLLARLATELGHAVPNSQLHRMRCAGDVLGFYRTPVKDSTKIDELTAAELPPNLKIIWQQ; encoded by the exons ATGGCGGCGGTGCGGGCGTTGCAGGTGGCGGCGCGGCAGAGGCCGGCGCTCGGCCCCGTGGGGCTCAGGGCGCTGTGGGGCGGCCCCAG caggaaggaggaaagagaagtgGAAGCAGACGGAGCAGTTCctgagaaggaggagaggagcaaGCCCAGCCTGATGCACCCCCCGCCCCGCCACCGGAGCTACGTTCCGCCTGAgaacctgcagagctgcctcgAGTCCCATGTCAGGGAGGTCTTCGGGCCCTCTGTTCCCGAGGACTGGCAgcaggctgccctgcaggagaaGAGGCTGAAGCACCGCCTGCTGGCTCGGCTGgccacagagctgggacatGCCGTCCCCAACTCGCAGCTGCACCGCATGCGCTGCGCTGGGGACGTGCTGGGCTTCTACCGCACCCCCGTGAAGGACAGCACCAAGATCGATGAACTCAcggctgcagagctgcccccgAACCTGAAAATCATCTGGCAGCAGTGA